Below is a genomic region from Triticum dicoccoides isolate Atlit2015 ecotype Zavitan chromosome 5A, WEW_v2.0, whole genome shotgun sequence.
GCTTTCTACCAGCGGGCCTGGCCCATCATCAAGCACGACATGATGGCTATTATGATGAAGTTGTATGTGGGTGATGGTCGAGGATTCGACAAGCTAAACCGGGCGCACATTGTGCTCATTCCCAAGAGGCCGAACGCAGAAGTTGTGGGCGATTTCCGACCTATCAGCTTAACTCATAGCGCAGCCAAGCTGTTCGCCAAGATGCTGGCGCTCAAGGCAAGAAAAATGATGAAGGAAGTGGTTGCTGCGAACCAATCGGCATTTATACAGGGAAGGAACTTGCATGACAATTTTCTGCTTGTGAGGCAAGTGGCTAGGAAGATACATGACAGGAAAGAACCAGGTGTGTTCCTCAAGCTGGACATTTCACGAGCATTTGACTCTTTATCTTGGCCTTTCCTCTTTGAGGTCTTGAGGAGAAAGGAGTTTGGGACGAAGTGGATTGGTTGGATCTCGATCCTTCTCAGAACGGCCTCGACAAAGGTGGTGATCAATGGTATACCAGGGAGAAGTATTGCGCATGCGTGTGGGTTTAGACAAGGTGACCCGGTGTCCCCTTTGCTGTTTGTGATTGCAATGGATGTCCTCATGAAGATATTCAGCAAGGGTGCTGAGGAGGGAGTGTTGAGCTCTTTTCGTGGAATCACGGCCATGCAAAGAGTATCTATCTATGCGGATGATGTGGCTATCTTCTTTTGACCCTCGGAAGGCGATCTCAGCTTTGTCAGAAGCGCGCTGCAGGTTTTTGGAGGTGCATCGGGACTCTCTGTCAACTATCAGAAGTCGTCGGCCATCCTCATCCGTGGTAGTGAACTTGATCAAGCCCGAGTTGAGGCGATGCTGCATTGTAATATTGGTGAGTTCCCTTGCAAGTATCTGGGTCTCCAGCTTGCGATCCGGCAGTTAATGAAAGGGGAATGGCAACCGATCATGGACCAGGCCAAAAAGCTCGTGCTGGCCTGGCAGAGAGGCCTCATACAGCGACCGGGTCGGCTGATCCTTGTCAAGTCGGTCATGTCGGCGAGGCCGGTGCATCACTTCATGGTCATGGATGCCCCGAAGTGGGTGTTTGAGGAATTGGATAAATGGATGAGAGCTTTTTTCTGGACAGCGGAAGAGAAAGTAAATGGAGGGAAGTGTCTAGTGGCTTGGGATACTATTTGCAGGCCGGTTTGCTTCAAAGGGCTTGGTGTCAAAAACCTtcagttacaagctttggcactcTGTGTTAGATGGGAGTGGCTTCGGAGAACTGACCCCGACAGGCCGTGGCAGAATTTGCATATGATAGTGGATAAGGAGGTAAGGCAAGTTTTTGACAGTTTGGTCAACATTGAGGTGGGAGACGGTGCCAAAACCCTTTTTTGGAGAGATAGATGGCTGAATGGTGCGGCCATTGTTGATATCGCACCGCTCATTCTTGACATGGTGGACTTGGGGAAACGGAATCGTCGAACGGTTCAGCATGCTTACAGTTGGGTTTAGGATGTGGAGGGTGAGCTCACGTTTACTGGCCATATACAGGTTCTTCACCTTTGCCATGCCCTCGCCAATTTTCCCGCAGGATGCTAACTCACCGGATAAGTTCACATGGCCGGCGGATGCATCGGGGAAATACACGGCTCGCTCTGTGTATAACAGGCTATGCGAAGGATTAGAGAGGGTGCCTTATGTCTGAGATCAAAGAATGGAAAGATGCCGTGTTAGGTGCTGAGGCGTTAAATAGATTTGTGAGAGAGTAGGCTTTGTAATTGGAGTGGGTGTGggtggtttttcttttttttgcgtgATGTTCACATCATAGTCAACTTCTTGTACATATTTTTGCCTTTTATAAAAACATGGTACGTCATTGACGTACTCTTGAAGAAAAAAAGACATCGCTGCAAAATGAATCCAAGCTGACGCTGTGACGCACCGTCCAGTTGGTTTCCCGTGTGCCCCGAGCCATCCATCCCACGTTCCGAGCAGCACACGCCTACACTCGCGAGTCACAAACAACACAAAAACACACACCGTGACGAAGGCGCTCGCTCGCTggttggctggctggctggctagtAGAAGAGCGAGTTGTAGGTGGAGAGCGTGGCGGCGATGGACGCGGCGCAGATGAGCAGCGACGGCAGCAGCGTGGCGTTCAGCAGCGCCCCCTGCCCCAGGTACCCGGCCAGCGTGATGGTCCCGTCGGCGGCCACCCGCGCCAGCGTGCCGGCCTCGGTCGACAGCAGCCCGCCGTTCCACGTCCCGCGGGACAGCCGCGCCGGCATCACCTGCGACAGCAGCGACAGGTTCACCCCCTCCAGCACCTCCGCCGCCATGAACGTCAGCAGCGCCGAGCACACGTACTGCGCCGCCGTGTACGCCGTGCCCGGCACGTGGAAGCTCAGCGCCACGCCCGCCAGCAGCACCGCCTCCGACGCCACCAGGATCTGCCGGTCCTCGAACATGTTGCTGATGTAGGTGCCCACCACAGCGTTGATGGGGAGCACGGTGAGACCCAGCGCCGCCAGGAACACCGCCACCGAGCTCGTGTTCCACCCGAAGTAGTAGCTCGTCACCACGCTGGACTCCGACAGCAGGACCTCCATGGAGAACTTGAGCATGAAGTAGATCAGCAGCTGCACCTTCACCGACGGCGTCAGCAGCCTGTACGCCTCGGCGatcgacggcgctgccgccggagcCGGCGTCTCCTCCTGGTCGCTCTCGCCCTGGGCGTCCTGCTTCAGCAGATACTCACCCGCAAGCCCATGCTTCCGGTATCCTAAGCTGGAGGAGCCACGAGAGGAGCCCTGGCGGTGACCTTCCTCGTCGGCGTCACCGAGAACCGGCTCTCTGAACGAGATCCACAGCCAGACCAGGTACGCGAGCCAGCCAAGAGCCATGACCCAGCCAGGCAAGGTGTCCTGGTTGATGGTGACCGAATACACCTTGTAGTTGACCTGGAGCAGTCCGGCGATCGCCGGGCCGCAGGCCATGCCGAGGGCGCTGGCGCTGACGAACGCCGCGGAAGCCTGCATCCGGATCCTCTGCGGAACGCAGTCGCTGATGTACCTCCGGTTGACGGCCCTCGCCGACCCCATCCCGCACAGGACGCGGCCGGCGAGGAGGATGGCGAGGGAGTCGAAGTCGTAGGCGAGGGCGTACATGACGTTGCCGAGGAGGAGCACGACGCTGCTGAAGAGCAGCGGGCGGAAGTAGGAGCGGTTGGACCAGGCGCTGAAGTAGACCGAGGAGAAGAGCTGCGCCACGGCCATGGAGCCGATGATGACGCCGCAGACCGTGGCGGCGGCGCCGAGGCTGGTGGCGTAGTCGTCGGCCGTGGGGACGACGATGTACGTGTTCACCATGTAGAGGAAGGTGTTGGCCAggttgagcaccagggagatgaagTGGTACTTGTCCTCCGACACTTGCTGCTCCTCCGGCAAGTCGGGGATGCTCCCCTGCCTGATCAGCGCGTGCTGCCCCAGGAACCGCAGGAAGTTGGTCGAGTTGGTCAGCTTGTCCGCCGTCGCCTTGATCATGTCGATTATGGGGTCCTTCAGGTGCCACCACATACAAGATTTTATCATTTTTAGCCACATATAAGAACAACACGATCACAGTTTGTTTGTGGATTTCTACTGAAAAGAGAAAGCGCAAGACTGAAGAACCTTTGGAATGGCCAGTGGGTTCTGGTCATAGATATTCAGGTAACTTCCTTCGCGCTCCTCGAGATCGCCGAGGTTGCGAGACAATGCCCCCACCACAGCTCCAATACCCTACTCACAGTTCAAGGATCTAAAATTCAAATGCTCGAATGAAAATAATTTTGAACTTCAAGTTCAGAATTTTCAATTTTGAAACCAGATATATGTTGGCCAACTCACCACATGCTTGAAAACCTGCTGGAGCTGAGAGTAGGGGTGGTTGGATCTGCTCCTGACATAGTAATCCGTGAACTTATACCCGAGACGCTCATCGAACTTCTTCAGGATCTTCCGAACCGCGTTCGCGTTGAGATCGACGAACTTCAGAAGCCTGACAAGATCATGGCCGACTGCCCTGTAGTCCTCCCTCAGTTCAGTTATCTCCTGGAGCAGTGGAATGTCCTCGAGCACCGCCCTTCGCTTCCCTAGCTCCTCGAGCCGCGACGCGATCAGCCCTTGCTGTTCTATCATGAACAACACTATCTTCTCAATCTGAAAAGAAAGGGGAACGACATGAGATCATCTATAATGAGAGATTCATGACGCGTGAAGCCGATTGGGCTATCGAGAAGTTGGAACCTCATCGTCGAGCAACTTTGAGAAATCTTTCAGAACACGTCTTCGGTCGTGATTGCCTTCCTTCGTCTGCTCCGTGTACACCTTCACTCTTGCCTTGAGCAATTTGTAGTTGAAGTAGTACCTGAAAGAAACAAGCCGACATGTGATGTTTCATCAGGACTGAAAAAACAGAGTAGAACAACAGAGGAGGCAATCCTAGTTGATCAGAAAATGAGGAAATTCCACACATACTCCTCCCATCCCGGAATCTGGTCTGTCGTTAGTTTCTTGGAGAAATTCACCATTCTTCTACAGTGTAAGATGACCTATAAGACGAGCACACCGGGTGGTGCGACGATACGGTTTTCCGTCAGAAAAAAGAAGATTCAGATAAGAACAAAAGAATTTTAGCAATGAGGTGAACCATACCAGGATGCAACAAGAAGCTGATGATTAGTTCTTGGGCTCCTCCCAGGCACATTCTTGGTAGTAAGATGGATGGGTGGTGTGCTACTAGTATGTGCTCAGTATATATAGCTTTCCATCGGGGAATGATTCCAGCACGTTGGAAGAACTGATTATTAACCAGTGCTGAATAAATCCATGCTAAAACAAGATGGAGATCAAGTTTGATACGCACAGCTGGACAGCAGACAATTGCATATGTATTTTTCACTATCATATCCATTTAACTTCTccatgaattaaatcatactccctccgttccataatgtagcgcAAATAGATTTTctacaaagtcaaactttataaactttgaccaagtttatagagaaaattatttatatctacaataccaaatgtaTATAATATGAAAGTATGTCTTGTGATGTATCTAAGCACAtgtatttggtattctagatgtatataattttctctacaaacttgatcaaattttacaaagtttgacttttagAAAAATATATATGCGCTACATTgtgaaacggaggaagtactagtgtcGGGTCCAGCTAATGATCGCCGTGTCTGACTTTTGTGATATTGTATCATACTATTTGTGCTCATCCTATTGAGAAATAGCCATCTACTAACCGACCAGCAACAGGCTACACACCTGCAAAGAATATAGTTCAAATACATATTCCATTTAGTTTTCTTTTGCTACATACATAATGTCGAGGACTACTACATCTACATGGAGCCTATCCGCATGCATCTGTAATTTGGTGGAGTTGACAACAGAACCATTTTTTTCTCTTTTACTTTTTTATGAGAGACTCATAAATGTTTCTTTCATCGACCATTGGGGATTGACAATTCATAATGCAGTGCTTCGGGGTACGCAAACAAATAAAAGTCAGCCACTTCTTTTTTGCAAGGGTGGAGAGAAAATGTCATCTTACACTGCAAAAAGTGGTACAGTCAGGCGCACCTGTCAAAACAATAAACAGAACTACAGTCAGGCACAAGCTCTTACCTTTCCACGGAagttttttttaatgaaaagggctcCCCCCTACCCCATTTTATTGATGAAGCAGAAAAGAAAACAACAGAGTTCTTGGCCAGGCCATAAGCGGACCTGCCAGCATCGCAACCTCAGGCAACCAAACAAACCGTCTGAGAAGAAAACGAACTTCAAGTTTCTAGTAACTGCGAATAGCCTAAAAAAGTTTACTATAATTCATcatgtctcaacaaacacaccaccaattacatcgaattgatctcgaTCATGTGAGAAGCTCACGgggactttgtattgaagatccaaCAAGAGagaaagtcatctagctactaccccctccgtccgaaaaaccttgtccctcaaatggatgtatctagcaccaagttactgctacatacatccatttgaggaacaAGATTGGAACAAAAaaattcggacagagggagtactatggaccctaaggttctgatggaactactcacacatcatcatggaggcgTCAAGGTTGATGAAAAAGACTCTGGCAATggcttccccctccgacagagctccgAAACAAGCCTCCAAATTGGATCTTCGCGAAACAGAAACATGTGGCGACGATTTTTTTTAAATAAGACGGATGGTTTCGGTCTTTATAGGGATATATAGAGGTGGAATCGAGCAAAGACAGTTGTTGTGGACCCTACACGCTtggatggcgcgccctagggctagGGCGTGTCTCCTAGCCGTGTGGCCCCTCTGGTGGTCGTCCACTCCTTCCTTGAAACTTCTATGGTCTCTTCTggttcagattttttttaaaaaattgacaTATTGTTTTGACATTCGTAGATTTTATGTGAAATAAAAAACAAGTACTCCTCCATCCAAAAAAAAGTGTCTATACCAAGTTTAAGACACTTTTTTGGGACACAGTGAGTACACAGGGAGTAGAAAAAAGAAACTGTAACACACTAAATTAAAAAAGGTtaatccaaaaaataatataaaatgctaGTATAAAAATACATAAAAGTGATAATATAATAGGatgaaacaataaaaatttatatatACCtttgagacatatcaagcatctacGTTTGTACTGTGTTTAAAAAAAAGAATAATTGTGTTTTCTTTAAAAGGGAATACTCTTTTTTTGAACAACGAAAAATCATTTCAGTTTCTGGCGCAAAAGGCAACCGCTTCAGTTTTTCTAATCTTTTTTTTAGGGAATCTTCAGTTTTTCTAATCGAACGTCCGCAACGCGTCTAGCGCACAGCGGCCAGGCCCACTTGGCACTGGCACCGAGAGCCGACCCACCCAACGGCCCATTAGCCGCAGCGGCCAGACCCGCGACCGCGAGTCGCCGAGCCCGAGCGCCCTAGAACCCCCGCCGTGtccggcgacgacaacgacgacgacgacgccggagaagaGGAGGCGAGATGGGAGTCGGGGGCAGCTTCTGGGACCTCCTGAAGCCGTACGCGCGGCAGGAGGGGCCGGGGTTCCTCCGCGGCCGCCGCGTCGCCGTCGACCTCTCCTTCTGGATCGTCTCCCACAGCACCGCCATCCGGGCGCGCTCCCCGCACGCGCGCCGCCCCCACGTCCGCAACACCTTCTTCCGGACGCTCTCCCTCTTCGCCAAGGTCGGTTCGGTTCCNNNNNNNNNNNNNNNNNNNNNNNNNNNNNNNNNNNNNNNNNNNNNNNNNNNNNNNNNNNNNNNNNNNNNNNNNNNNNNNNNNNNNNNNNNNNNNNNNNNNNNNNNNNNNNNNNNNNNNNNNNNNNNNNNNNNNNNNNNNNNNNNNNNNNNNNNNNNNNNNNNNNNNNNNNNNNNNNNNNNNNNNNNNNNNNNNNNNNNNNNNNNNNNNNNCCCCCTTCCTGTCTCTGGATTCCAGTTATGTTCCTCGTCGATTTCTCCCGTCTGCTGATGCTCCCCGGCGATTGGTCTCCTGCATTGAGGTATTGGGCCATCCTGCGTCCCGCAGCGGTCCTCCCGCGCTATTCAAGCGCCAATCTTGGAGATGCGGCCGCGGCCCAATCTGTGTTGGGAATACTCCTTTGTGTTTGATTCCTCTGTTTATTGACTCACTGGCTGGCTTCGTCTTTGGAACTGCTGCAGATGGGTGCTTTCCCGGTGTTCGTGGTGGACGGCGAGCCATCGCCGCTCAAGTCGCAGGCCAGGGCCGCGCGCTTCTTCCGAGGCTCTGGGGTGGACCCACCTGCGTCGTCCTGCGCGGAGGCGGAAGGGGAGGCCAGTGCCCCGGCGCCGGTGAAGGCGAGAAATGCTATTTTCACGCGATGCGTGAAGGACTGTGTGGTCAGTGCCTATGTCTTTACAAATTCTGTTTTCATCTTCACGCATTTAGAATTTAATTTGGTTCAGAAAGCTGGGCTGAAATGCAATGCATCAACACTATTTGATCATCCTTTGTGTGTGTGCGCTCATAAGCCtctgagatactccctccgttcggaattacttgtctcggatatggatgtatctagaactaaaatacgtctagatacatccatttctgcgacaagtaattccgaacggagggagtattttgttaGTAGTGTATGTAAGTTTCCATTCTAGGTTTGCTGATGCATTTCGCTGCTCTAGGGTTACTATGAAAACCGGTAAAGTTTCTATCTTTGacagtattgattttctgtaacgcATAGGAATTGCTTAAAAATCTTGGAATGCCAGTATTGTGGGCAAAGGGTGAAGCCGAAGCCCTTTGCGCTCAGTTGAACAACGAGGGTGAAGTGGATGCCTGCATTACTTCAGACAGTGATGCTTTTCTCTTTGGAGCTAAGACTGTCATAAAAGTGATGCGGTCAAATTGTAAGGTAGGCACtctgttatactccctccgttccgaattacttgtcttggatttgtctagatacagatgtatttagactcattttagtgctaaatacatccgtatctagacaaatctaagataagtaattcggaacggagggagtacttcttatAACATGAGATGAATTATTTGCTTCCACTTTCCCTGTACCATGGTGCGATGATCAGGAATTTCTTTCAGGAACCTTTTGAGTGCTACAACATAGCGGATATTGAGCCTGGGATTGGATTGAAGAGGAAACAAATGGTAGCCATGGCACTTCTTATCGGCAGTGACCATGATTTGCATGGGGTGCCTGGTTTTGGTGTTGAGAACGCACTTCGATTTGTGCGGTTATTTGATGAAGATCAGATTTTAGATAAGTATGTTCTTTACTTTTATGAGAGATTCTTGTAATTTGTAGCATAATGAGATGCCCAACATTGCAGTTCTGAACCTGATCTTATTTCTACTTCTCCAGATTACATGAAATTGGTAAAGGTATCTATCCATTCCTAGAAGGATTTGACAAGGCCCATGTTGATGATCTACCATCACCATCCACAAAGAGCCCACCAGTTGCGAGATCGCCTCACTGCTCACACTGTGGTCACCCCGGTAGCAAGAAAAATCACAGCAAGACTGGATGCAATTATTGCTTGGTGGATTCATTAGAGTTTTGCATGGAAAAACCAGCTGGTTTCATATGTGAATGTCTTAGCTGTGAAAAGGTAATCTCACTTGATCTACTGTAAAGCATAACCTTCTCAGCAGTGTATTCCACAGTTCAGAACATGTGTATTGTATAATTTTTTGGATAAAAACTGTTCCTTAAGCCTGTCAAAGGTTGTTTGATAGCACTACCCTCAGGCCTCAGCTGCTAATTTGTGTCCGCATACCTGTATCCATTATCTTTATTGAATTATGCACAAAAACAGGTTTCTTGGCTTGTTCACTGTCATAATGCTTCTGATGATTTCTGTTCAATCAAATAAAATGTAGtaccccctccgttccaaaatagatgacccagggAGTAGTATACAGTGCTAATTCCTTCCCCTTAAATGGTTTATGGGTCGTAATTCTCTTTATTAATAGTATCTTTGTTGGAATCAATTTTAGGCGCGTGATCTAAAAGCACAGAGAAGACATGAGAATTGGCAAATCAAGGTGTGCAAAAGATTAGCTGCTGAGACAAATTTCCCAAATGAGGAGATAATTAGATTGTATCTATGTGATGACAATTTGGATAATAAAGGTAAAAGTTAATAACATTGCTGTTAATATTTCTCAATGTCACCTGTACTTGAGAGTGAAGCTTCTGAACTTGCTGCAAGTGCCAGTTATATTATCCTTACTTTGTTCTTCACTATTTACCTACATCAGAATCTGTTGATTGTCCTCATCGATATGTACTAAGTGAGTCATCATCATGCTGTCTGCAGAAAGTGGTGACCGAAAGCTTGAGTGGAATGAgcctaaagttgatgatttggttgACTTGCTAACTTATATGCAGAACTGGGAACCGTCGTATGTCCGACAGCACATGCTCCCTATGCTATCAACTATATATTTGCGCAGAATGGCTTCATCTCCATGTAAATCATTGCTTCTCTGTGACCAATATGAGTTCCATTCGATTCAGCGCATTAAGATAAAACATGGCCACCCTTATTACTTGGTCAAATGGAAGAGGGCCACTGGTGGTATTGTTTCTGGTGGTGCGTCTCACAACAAGCCAGAATTAGATGGGGCGAGTCATGCTGAGGTGGTGGGTTtggatgatgacgaggaggaggaggaagaggaggaggcaaCGGTGAATATTGAATCTGCTGACTCGTTGGATGAGCCAGATCTGCCGCAAGTACTCAGGGAtg
It encodes:
- the LOC119302516 gene encoding SPX domain-containing membrane protein OsI_32082-like, producing the protein MVNFSKKLTTDQIPGWEEYYFNYKLLKARVKVYTEQTKEGNHDRRRVLKDFSKLLDDEIEKIVLFMIEQQGLIASRLEELGKRRAVLEDIPLLQEITELREDYRAVGHDLVRLLKFVDLNANAVRKILKKFDERLGYKFTDYYVRSRSNHPYSQLQQVFKHVGIGAVVGALSRNLGDLEEREGSYLNIYDQNPLAIPKDPIIDMIKATADKLTNSTNFLRFLGQHALIRQGSIPDLPEEQQVSEDKYHFISLVLNLANTFLYMVNTYIVVPTADDYATSLGAAATVCGVIIGSMAVAQLFSSVYFSAWSNRSYFRPLLFSSVVLLLGNVMYALAYDFDSLAILLAGRVLCGMGSARAVNRRYISDCVPQRIRMQASAAFVSASALGMACGPAIAGLLQVNYKVYSVTINQDTLPGWVMALGWLAYLVWLWISFREPVLGDADEEGHRQGSSRGSSSLGYRKHGLAGEYLLKQDAQGESDQEETPAPAAAPSIAEAYRLLTPSVKVQLLIYFMLKFSMEVLLSESSVVTSYYFGWNTSSVAVFLAALGLTVLPINAVVGTYISNMFEDRQILVASEAVLLAGVALSFHVPGTAYTAAQYVCSALLTFMAAEVLEGVNLSLLSQVMPARLSRGTWNGGLLSTEAGTLARVAADGTITLAGYLGQGALLNATLLPSLLICAASIAATLSTYNSLFY
- the LOC119302517 gene encoding flap endonuclease GEN-like 1, translating into MGVGGSFWDLLKPYARQEGPGFLRGRRVAVDLSFWIVSHSTAIRARSPHARRPHVRNTFFRTLSLFAKMGAFPVFVVDGEPSPLKSQARAARFFRGSGVDPPASSCAEAEGEASAPAPVKARNAIFTRCVKDCVELLKNLGMPVLWAKGEAEALCAQLNNEGEVDACITSDSDAFLFGAKTVIKVMRSNCKEPFECYNIADIEPGIGLKRKQMVAMALLIGSDHDLHGVPGFGVENALRFVRLFDEDQILDKLHEIGKGIYPFLEGFDKAHVDDLPSPSTKSPPVARSPHCSHCGHPGSKKNHSKTGCNYCLVDSLEFCMEKPAGFICECLSCEKARDLKAQRRHENWQIKVCKRLAAETNFPNEEIIRLYLCDDNLDNKESGDRKLEWNEPKVDDLVDLLTYMQNWEPSYVRQHMLPMLSTIYLRRMASSPCKSLLLCDQYEFHSIQRIKIKHGHPYYLVKWKRATGGIVSGGASHNKPELDGASHAEVVGLDDDEEEEEEEEATVNIESADSLDEPDLPQVLRDDDQVYLLTDEDIQLVSAAFPNDARRFQEAQRLKDAKSRSRKSKLSLADSMLETPKGPRPSGVQLSIKEFYRSKKAAGDEAGKKPVVEGESSSSRAGSRKSPPVDLTKRMPKSLRRRLLFD